A window from Longibacter salinarum encodes these proteins:
- a CDS encoding sodium:solute symporter gives MDLSLGILDWSVIGLYFLVVFGVAGWATWTERQGEESSVDYFLAGRNVGWFVVGASLFASNIGSEHLIGLAGTGASSGVAVGQFEVLASLILLLLGWVFVPFYVKSGVYTMPEFLEKRYSSTARWYLAAISIIGYVLTKISVTIYAGGVVFEAIGVSFWTGAIIVVGVTGLYTVLGGLRAVLYTDLMQVFVLIGGALAVTLIGISELGGWGALTASVPGSFFDMWLPSDDPNFPWTGILFGAPILGVWYWCTDQFIVQRTLSAKNVDHARRGSIFAGYLKLLPVFIFVIPGVVAYALQQQGALQLEASDQALPVLVGTLLPIGLRGVVVAGLLAALMSSLSSVFNSCSTLVTWDVYRELKPEASERQLVWVGRISTVVLTLLGLAWIPFMQNVSEQLYTYLQSVQGYIAPPIAAVFLIGIFWRRVNANGAISTLLAGLVLGGSRLVLELINGANADGLPSGTAIEWIAEINFLHFAILLFVICVGILVVVSLLTDPPAEEKVRGITYGTAEAGEVEADEHAEPAAVAAADEDGALGSAAWRRVDLWLTVGLLLGVAALWFYFS, from the coding sequence ATGGATCTTTCGCTCGGCATCCTCGACTGGAGCGTCATCGGACTATATTTTCTCGTCGTGTTCGGGGTCGCAGGGTGGGCCACGTGGACGGAGCGACAGGGGGAAGAGTCGTCGGTTGACTATTTCCTGGCCGGGCGGAATGTCGGCTGGTTCGTGGTCGGCGCCTCGCTTTTTGCCTCAAACATTGGCTCGGAGCACCTCATCGGTCTCGCCGGGACGGGGGCGAGTAGCGGCGTGGCGGTGGGGCAGTTCGAGGTGCTGGCATCCCTCATCTTGCTTCTCCTCGGCTGGGTGTTCGTGCCGTTCTATGTCAAGAGCGGCGTCTACACCATGCCGGAGTTTCTCGAGAAACGCTACTCTTCGACCGCGCGGTGGTATCTCGCAGCGATCTCGATTATCGGTTACGTCCTGACGAAGATCAGCGTCACGATCTACGCGGGCGGTGTCGTCTTCGAAGCCATCGGCGTCTCGTTCTGGACGGGCGCTATCATCGTCGTCGGCGTAACCGGGTTGTACACCGTCCTGGGAGGCCTTCGCGCCGTGCTCTACACCGACCTGATGCAGGTCTTCGTGCTGATTGGCGGTGCGCTTGCCGTCACGCTCATCGGGATCTCCGAACTCGGCGGCTGGGGAGCGCTCACGGCCAGCGTGCCGGGGTCCTTCTTCGACATGTGGCTCCCGAGTGACGATCCGAACTTTCCCTGGACGGGGATCCTGTTTGGCGCACCGATTCTGGGCGTCTGGTACTGGTGCACCGATCAGTTTATCGTACAGCGCACGCTCTCGGCGAAGAACGTGGACCATGCGCGTCGAGGCTCCATCTTCGCCGGATATCTGAAGCTGCTGCCCGTTTTCATCTTCGTCATTCCGGGCGTGGTCGCCTACGCACTGCAGCAGCAGGGGGCGTTGCAGCTTGAGGCCAGCGATCAGGCTCTTCCCGTGCTCGTCGGTACGCTGCTTCCGATCGGACTTCGCGGCGTCGTCGTGGCCGGACTTCTCGCCGCGCTCATGTCCTCGCTCTCGTCCGTCTTCAACTCGTGCTCGACGCTGGTGACGTGGGACGTCTACCGTGAGCTTAAGCCCGAGGCATCGGAACGCCAGCTCGTCTGGGTGGGACGGATCTCGACGGTCGTGCTCACGCTCCTCGGGCTTGCGTGGATTCCGTTCATGCAGAACGTGAGCGAGCAGCTTTATACCTACCTGCAGAGCGTGCAGGGATACATCGCCCCACCTATCGCCGCCGTCTTCCTCATCGGGATCTTCTGGCGTCGGGTCAACGCGAACGGAGCTATTTCGACCCTGCTCGCGGGTCTCGTCCTTGGCGGATCCCGTCTCGTGCTCGAGCTGATCAATGGGGCAAATGCGGACGGCCTACCATCGGGCACGGCGATCGAGTGGATCGCCGAGATCAACTTCCTTCATTTCGCGATCCTACTCTTTGTGATTTGCGTCGGCATCCTCGTGGTCGTGAGCCTGCTGACCGATCCACCGGCCGAGGAGAAGGTTCGTGGCATCACGTACGGCACGGCGGAAGCCGGTGAGGTTGAAGCAGATGAGCACGCGGAACCCGCTGCGGTCGCTGCGGCTGACGAAGACGGGGCGCTCGGTTCGGCCGCATGGCGCCGCGTCGATCTGTGGCTGACCGTCGGACTCCTGCTGGGCGTGGCAGCACTCTGGTTCTACTTCAGCTAA
- a CDS encoding glycogen debranching protein, which yields MNRFLLVLGLLFGGLAGLPSFSAAQMLYDSDRFQVTDTSVAQGDFRATAPSRTMLTSNYQRERTAINFKFSINGRDNERPSGDDIRLRLSPAGGEVLTPVYVFGKRSPTSFPEPGFAAPRPSGTMEVTFRVDMKPMLRAFRAQGVYTPPSGDPIQEEDFRGLYIFGDTAPLTWNLDEASSGDRFRLTDPDGDGVYTITLSFETRDLFPLNDEGAAVWTLSEDISQFPQVESDQRLVDALYNLSLEEVLLNIREEDGAFMAGKKWTGVWTRDISYSILLSLAIIAPEQAKTSLRAKVDDAGRIIQDTGTGGSWPISSDRMTWALAAWEVYLTTGDKDWLEEIYPIIRRSAEADQHAVYNPDTGLVHGESSFMDWREQSYPDWMDPRDIYLSQTLSTNVVHARMYEILGSIAEEKGEDGSRWHEIAGSIRDGINEHLWLPEKDLYSEFRYGRNAYSAVPRTEALGSALAILTDVPSKERQSMMAQNHPVVEFGVPSFWPYIPNIPPYHNAGYWPFVGAYWTWASAEAGNTPGVEHGLGTMYRAAALFLTNKENLVAETGHFEGTQINSDRQLWSVAGTLASVYRVLFGMRFDRDGLHIQPFIPEGYTGTRTLEGVAYRDAVLDITVRGHGSRIVQITLDGQALDEPIIPADLSGQHEVRVIMTGGLPDGRVRIVENRYTPATPDVKRDGDVLTWSLVEGATAYRVIRNGKPVETVEATRHDLKSTQPASLHEYQVAAIGEGGLESFLSEPVRVVADPAVRVIPADAFAQPLESTDPGFSGDGYLPLTKEQNTSVEIELTVEESGMYAIDVRYANGHGPVNTSNKAAIRTMDVGGTTDVIVMPQRGDDVWNDWGYSNPVHVRLPAGTHTLRLSYTDFDENMNRETNAAHLDHIRLTRIGL from the coding sequence ATGAACCGGTTTCTGCTTGTTCTCGGGCTCCTCTTTGGGGGCCTGGCTGGACTCCCGTCCTTCTCCGCCGCTCAGATGCTCTACGACAGCGATCGCTTTCAGGTCACGGACACCTCCGTCGCCCAGGGGGACTTTCGGGCAACGGCTCCGTCGCGCACCATGCTCACGTCGAATTATCAGCGGGAGCGGACGGCGATCAACTTCAAGTTCAGCATCAACGGTCGCGACAACGAGCGACCGTCGGGCGATGACATTCGACTCCGTCTCTCGCCCGCTGGAGGCGAAGTGCTGACCCCCGTCTACGTCTTCGGCAAGCGGTCCCCAACATCTTTTCCTGAGCCTGGGTTTGCTGCGCCGCGACCCTCCGGCACGATGGAGGTCACGTTCCGCGTCGACATGAAGCCGATGCTCCGAGCATTCCGGGCGCAGGGCGTCTACACGCCGCCATCCGGGGACCCAATCCAGGAGGAAGACTTCCGCGGGCTATACATTTTCGGGGACACCGCCCCGCTAACCTGGAATCTCGATGAGGCCTCGTCTGGTGACCGCTTTCGTCTCACCGACCCCGACGGCGACGGCGTCTACACGATCACGCTGTCGTTCGAAACGCGGGACCTGTTTCCGCTGAACGATGAGGGCGCTGCCGTTTGGACGCTGAGTGAGGACATATCGCAGTTCCCCCAGGTAGAGTCCGACCAGCGACTCGTGGACGCACTGTATAACCTGTCACTGGAAGAAGTGCTGCTCAACATCCGGGAGGAGGACGGTGCGTTCATGGCCGGAAAGAAATGGACCGGCGTGTGGACTCGCGACATCAGCTACAGCATTCTGCTAAGCCTCGCCATCATTGCGCCGGAGCAGGCGAAAACGAGCCTTCGAGCGAAGGTCGACGACGCTGGACGCATCATTCAGGATACCGGCACGGGCGGGTCGTGGCCAATCTCGAGCGACCGGATGACATGGGCGCTCGCCGCGTGGGAGGTGTATCTGACGACCGGTGACAAAGACTGGCTGGAGGAGATCTACCCGATCATTCGTCGTTCGGCGGAGGCAGATCAGCACGCCGTCTACAATCCGGACACCGGTCTCGTCCACGGCGAATCGTCGTTCATGGACTGGCGCGAACAGTCGTACCCCGACTGGATGGATCCTCGCGACATCTACCTGTCGCAAACGCTTAGTACCAATGTCGTCCACGCACGGATGTACGAGATTCTGGGCAGTATCGCGGAGGAAAAGGGAGAGGATGGAAGTCGCTGGCATGAGATCGCCGGTTCGATCCGGGACGGAATCAACGAACATCTGTGGCTTCCGGAGAAAGACCTCTACAGCGAGTTTCGGTACGGACGGAACGCCTACTCAGCGGTCCCGCGGACGGAGGCCCTTGGCTCGGCGTTGGCTATTCTCACGGACGTACCTTCTAAGGAACGCCAATCGATGATGGCGCAAAATCATCCCGTCGTGGAGTTCGGCGTACCGAGTTTCTGGCCGTACATTCCGAATATCCCACCGTATCACAACGCAGGCTACTGGCCGTTCGTCGGGGCGTACTGGACGTGGGCGAGCGCTGAGGCGGGCAACACGCCAGGCGTCGAGCACGGCCTAGGGACGATGTACCGGGCTGCTGCTCTGTTTCTGACGAATAAAGAGAATCTCGTTGCCGAAACCGGCCACTTCGAGGGCACGCAGATCAACTCCGACCGCCAGCTCTGGAGCGTTGCCGGGACACTCGCTTCGGTTTACCGCGTCCTCTTCGGCATGCGCTTCGATCGCGATGGCTTGCACATTCAGCCCTTCATTCCGGAGGGCTACACAGGAACGCGAACGCTAGAAGGCGTCGCCTATCGGGATGCTGTTCTCGACATCACGGTGCGCGGACACGGATCCCGCATCGTGCAGATCACGCTTGACGGTCAGGCGCTGGACGAACCGATCATCCCTGCCGATCTTTCCGGGCAACACGAAGTCCGCGTTATCATGACCGGCGGCCTCCCGGACGGCCGCGTGCGGATCGTAGAGAATCGATACACACCCGCAACGCCGGATGTCAAGCGGGACGGCGATGTGCTGACTTGGTCGCTTGTCGAAGGAGCCACGGCGTATCGCGTCATCCGAAATGGCAAACCCGTCGAGACGGTCGAAGCGACGCGGCACGATCTCAAATCGACGCAACCGGCCTCTCTCCACGAATACCAGGTCGCTGCGATCGGAGAGGGCGGTCTTGAGTCCTTTTTGAGTGAGCCGGTCCGCGTCGTTGCTGACCCGGCCGTTCGCGTGATTCCCGCGGATGCGTTTGCCCAGCCACTGGAGTCGACCGATCCGGGCTTCTCTGGCGACGGATACCTGCCGCTGACGAAAGAGCAGAATACGTCCGTCGAGATCGAACTCACCGTCGAAGAATCCGGCATGTACGCCATCGATGTCCGCTATGCAAATGGACACGGTCCCGTGAATACGAGCAACAAAGCCGCGATCCGGACGATGGACGTCGGCGGGACCACGGACGTGATCGTGATGCCCCAGCGCGGCGATGATGTCTGGAACGACTGGGGCTACAGCAACCCGGTTCACGTCCGCTTGCCCGCGGGCACGCACACGCTTCGGCTAAGCTACACCGACTTCGACGAAAACATGAATCGGGAGACGAATGCCGCACACCTCGACCACATCCGGCTCACTCGGATCGGGCTGTAG